From Nitrososphaerales archaeon, a single genomic window includes:
- the argF gene encoding ornithine carbamoyltransferase: MIKGKDVLTLMELSTQEIEQILNLADRFKRETSQGIYRPLLANRTLCMIFQKPSTRTRVSFEAGMFELGGYTITLTSSEMQLSRGETIEDTARTLSRYVDILAARVFDHNDIVRLAKAATIPVINALSDKWHPCQILGDLQTIREVKGRLKGLKLAWVGDGNNVCNTLLIGCAKMGIDMVVAHPPGYGPLKEALDEAYRCAEESGAKISVTEDPKVAVKDADIVATDTFVSMGKDNEREERMKVFLPHYQVNAKLMSLAKPDAVFMHCLPAKRGEEVTDDVIDGPRSIVWEEAENRKHTEKALLCLLLLDEKNLI, translated from the coding sequence ATGATCAAAGGTAAAGATGTACTTACTTTAATGGAACTTTCAACGCAAGAAATCGAGCAGATATTGAACCTTGCTGATAGATTCAAAAGAGAAACATCTCAAGGGATTTACAGGCCTTTATTGGCGAACCGTACTCTATGCATGATCTTTCAAAAACCATCTACACGTACTAGAGTGAGCTTCGAAGCAGGTATGTTTGAACTCGGTGGATACACAATAACCCTTACATCCTCAGAGATGCAACTATCGAGGGGAGAGACTATTGAAGATACAGCAAGAACATTATCAAGGTATGTAGATATTTTAGCTGCACGTGTATTCGATCATAATGATATAGTAAGGTTGGCAAAGGCGGCCACAATACCCGTAATCAACGCCCTTTCCGATAAATGGCACCCTTGCCAAATACTTGGCGATCTCCAAACGATTCGTGAAGTAAAGGGTAGGTTAAAGGGTTTAAAATTGGCCTGGGTTGGTGATGGAAATAACGTCTGTAACACACTTTTAATCGGATGTGCGAAGATGGGTATCGATATGGTTGTAGCACATCCTCCCGGTTATGGCCCACTTAAAGAAGCATTAGATGAAGCTTACCGATGTGCAGAAGAAAGTGGTGCGAAGATCAGCGTTACAGAAGATCCGAAGGTGGCAGTTAAAGATGCAGATATCGTAGCTACAGATACATTTGTATCGATGGGAAAAGATAATGAGAGAGAGGAGAGGATGAAGGTCTTTTTGCCGCATTATCAAGTCAATGCGAAATTGATGAGTTTAGCGAAGCCCGATGCGGTGTTTATGCACTGCCTTCCGGCAAAGAGGGGTGAGGAAGTTACAGATGATGTAATCGATGGTCCTAGATCGATAGTCTGGGAAGAAGCGGAGAATCGCAAACATACCGAGAAAGCATTACTCTGCTTACTTTTACTCGATGAAAAGAATTTGATCTAA
- a CDS encoding transcription elongation factor Spt5: MSSKENQPKIFAVKTTGGQERIVANFIATRVLLKEKRVHSIVVLDSLKGYVLLEADNLQVVNEVISGFKHVKSPVPGIIQFSDIERFLVTKPIISELEIGDIVEVVAGPFKGMRAKINRIEEAKSEVTVILLDAPYQLPVTIDANYLKIVQKVSKV; the protein is encoded by the coding sequence ATGAGTAGTAAAGAGAATCAACCAAAGATCTTCGCTGTTAAGACGACGGGCGGGCAGGAGAGGATCGTAGCAAATTTCATAGCTACGAGAGTTTTATTAAAGGAAAAAAGAGTCCACTCTATAGTCGTCTTAGATTCATTAAAGGGCTATGTCCTTTTAGAAGCTGATAATCTACAAGTAGTAAATGAGGTAATCAGTGGATTTAAGCATGTAAAGAGCCCGGTTCCCGGAATTATACAATTTTCCGATATAGAGAGATTCCTTGTTACAAAACCCATAATTTCTGAGTTAGAAATTGGCGATATCGTAGAGGTGGTGGCTGGACCATTTAAAGGTATGAGGGCGAAGATCAATCGAATCGAAGAAGCGAAGTCTGAAGTTACCGTAATTTTATTGGATGCGCCCTACCAACTCCCAGTCACCATAGATGCCAACTATCTAAAGATCGTTCAAAAGGTCTCTAAAGTTTAA
- a CDS encoding protein translocase SEC61 complex subunit gamma produces the protein MKSFLKSVVLTLRLSKKSNRSEFLLYAKLVLLGIATVGGIGFLIQLIAAIIRLTSG, from the coding sequence TTGAAGTCGTTTCTGAAGTCTGTCGTATTAACCTTAAGACTCTCAAAAAAATCGAATAGAAGCGAATTTTTACTTTATGCGAAGCTAGTTTTATTAGGGATTGCTACCGTGGGCGGTATTGGCTTTCTCATACAGCTCATCGCCGCCATCATCAGACTTACTAGCGGGTAG
- a CDS encoding MGMT family protein has translation MVKSISKEKVYELTKQIPRGMVSTYSAIAKAAGNPRAARVVGRFMNMNPNPIIIPCHRVVQADGRVGGFKRGVSEKIRLLESEGIKVIDGKIQNFDKHLFTEFQI, from the coding sequence GTGGTTAAAAGTATATCAAAAGAAAAAGTTTATGAATTGACGAAGCAAATCCCCCGTGGCATGGTTTCTACGTATAGTGCTATCGCGAAGGCTGCGGGCAATCCGAGGGCTGCGAGAGTGGTTGGTAGATTCATGAATATGAATCCAAACCCGATCATTATACCATGCCATAGGGTAGTTCAAGCGGATGGGCGTGTAGGAGGGTTTAAGAGGGGAGTAAGTGAGAAGATTCGTCTGTTAGAATCTGAAGGTATTAAAGTTATTGATGGAAAGATACAGAATTTTGATAAACATTTATTCACTGAGTTTCAGATTTAG